Proteins co-encoded in one Meiothermus sp. genomic window:
- a CDS encoding YfjI family protein encodes MSASELLSNAPEVQPEQVWPEPLPLFRDPEAPEPFPLEALGKLEGVARETLRIVQAPDALVAASFLAAVSLAAQGLGNVVVDGRVHPLSLYLLTIGESSERKSSVDAIATAPLRERQKTLYLAQEEVITAWEGQVAAWEAERKRILGDKKQSREAKEEALEKLGSPPNKPWSGVFLVSEPTFEGLVKLLADGWPLAGLFAHEGGGFLGGHAMSKDHRLRTIAGLSELWDGKPIDRARSGDGVTLLFNRRAAVHLLAQPLVARNLLGDTLARDQGILSRCLTAEPLSTAGTRRYVEEAVEDTPAYQVYAALLGLVWEKVEHSLLNDPESRRQGLVLRNVPLTPEAKGLWVQFYNHIETNLKGDLAPIRGFAGKLPEHALRLAGVLALYHNPEAASISKEHLESGIALAQFYGAEALRLTGGYRIPRPLAQAQEVLTWIIARTQGRTPRMVYLQEVYQFGPSEVRSAKAAREVLRLLEEHGYLAHRPNAEVEGATRRDAWEVNPHAIP; translated from the coding sequence ATGAGCGCTAGCGAGTTGCTGAGCAATGCCCCCGAGGTGCAACCCGAGCAGGTATGGCCCGAGCCCTTGCCCCTCTTTCGCGACCCCGAGGCCCCCGAGCCCTTCCCGCTGGAGGCCCTCGGGAAGCTGGAGGGAGTAGCACGCGAGACCCTGCGCATTGTGCAAGCGCCCGACGCTTTGGTGGCCGCTTCCTTCCTGGCGGCTGTAAGCCTGGCTGCGCAAGGGCTGGGTAACGTGGTGGTGGATGGTCGGGTACATCCGTTGAGCCTGTACTTGCTCACCATTGGCGAGAGTAGCGAGCGTAAGTCCAGCGTGGACGCTATAGCCACCGCACCCCTACGCGAAAGGCAAAAAACCCTGTACCTGGCTCAGGAAGAGGTTATCACTGCCTGGGAAGGTCAGGTAGCCGCCTGGGAAGCGGAGCGTAAGCGCATCCTTGGTGACAAAAAGCAAAGCCGGGAGGCAAAGGAAGAGGCCCTGGAGAAACTGGGCTCACCCCCGAATAAGCCCTGGAGCGGGGTGTTTCTGGTGAGCGAGCCCACCTTCGAGGGGTTAGTTAAGTTGCTAGCGGACGGTTGGCCTTTGGCGGGGCTGTTCGCCCACGAAGGGGGAGGCTTCCTCGGGGGGCACGCCATGTCCAAAGACCACCGGCTCCGCACCATCGCGGGACTATCCGAGCTTTGGGACGGCAAGCCGATAGACCGCGCAAGGTCGGGAGATGGGGTGACCCTGCTCTTCAACCGCCGTGCGGCTGTACACCTGCTGGCGCAACCGCTGGTAGCCCGCAACCTGCTAGGGGATACCTTAGCCAGAGACCAAGGCATCCTCTCGCGCTGCCTTACCGCCGAGCCCTTGAGCACAGCAGGAACCCGCCGGTACGTGGAAGAGGCCGTGGAGGACACCCCCGCCTATCAGGTTTACGCCGCCCTGCTGGGGCTTGTCTGGGAAAAGGTAGAGCATTCTCTGTTGAACGACCCCGAAAGCCGAAGGCAAGGGCTGGTGCTGCGGAACGTACCCCTAACGCCGGAGGCTAAAGGCTTATGGGTGCAGTTTTACAACCACATCGAGACCAACCTAAAGGGAGACCTGGCCCCCATAAGGGGCTTCGCCGGGAAGCTGCCAGAGCACGCCTTGAGGCTAGCCGGGGTGCTGGCCCTCTACCACAACCCCGAGGCGGCAAGCATTAGCAAGGAGCACCTGGAATCCGGTATCGCCCTGGCCCAGTTTTACGGGGCTGAGGCCCTGCGGCTGACGGGAGGCTACCGCATACCCCGACCCCTGGCGCAAGCGCAAGAAGTGCTGACCTGGATTATCGCCCGCACCCAAGGCCGCACCCCTCGGATGGTGTACCTGCAGGAGGTGTACCAGTTTGGCCCCTCCGAGGTACGAAGCGCCAAAGCCGCCCGTGAGGTGCTGCGGTTGCTTGAAGAACATGGCTACCTGGCCCACCGCCCGAACGCCGAAGTGGAAGGTGCGACCCGCCGGGATGCATGGGAGGTGAACCCGCATGCCATTCCCTAA
- a CDS encoding helix-turn-helix domain-containing protein, with protein MERLAITPRELAKMLGVSANHVYNLIASGQVKVTRLGRRLLVPRYELERLGLLPKENPAGAGGER; from the coding sequence ATGGAACGTTTAGCAATCACTCCAAGGGAGCTCGCGAAGATGCTTGGCGTTAGCGCCAACCACGTTTATAACCTGATTGCGAGCGGTCAGGTAAAGGTTACTCGACTGGGAAGGCGTTTGCTGGTTCCCCGCTACGAGCTCGAGCGCCTGGGGCTCTTGCCCAAGGAAAACCCCGCCGGGGCTGGCGGGGAGCGCTAG
- a CDS encoding toprim domain-containing protein: protein MPRFFSNHSTPEPQALLERLANVQAVGRDRWTATCPAHGSGKNKALSVALKGDRLLLHCFAGCPANAVLEALGLTWRDLYAKDSKPWEAPGYYRPVAPERPTTPAEARERWVRWWDKATPHHPLLRTYLRARGLSITPPPTLRLATWGEKRFMLARVEGPRGLVGMHMTLLKPDGSGRLEKRLAKGSHPLGGAIRLYPLEASKPLALAEGIETALAVHQSTGWPVWACVSAIGLEQVQLPPEALEVVICADHDKAGLEAARKLARRLLSEGRRVRLATPPREGTDWLDVLGGAA from the coding sequence GTGCCACGCTTCTTCAGTAATCATAGCACCCCCGAGCCGCAAGCGCTGCTCGAGCGGCTCGCCAACGTTCAGGCTGTCGGACGCGATAGGTGGACGGCTACTTGCCCGGCTCACGGTTCGGGCAAAAACAAGGCCCTCTCGGTTGCCCTCAAGGGCGATAGGTTGCTGCTGCATTGTTTCGCGGGTTGTCCGGCTAACGCGGTGCTCGAGGCCCTCGGGCTCACCTGGCGAGACCTGTATGCGAAGGATAGCAAGCCCTGGGAGGCCCCCGGCTACTACCGCCCTGTAGCCCCCGAGCGCCCTACAACCCCCGCTGAGGCCCGCGAGAGGTGGGTGCGTTGGTGGGACAAGGCAACCCCTCATCATCCCTTGCTCAGGACATACCTACGCGCCCGAGGGCTGAGCATCACCCCACCCCCGACCCTTCGGCTGGCGACCTGGGGAGAGAAACGCTTCATGCTCGCCCGCGTTGAAGGCCCGCGAGGGCTGGTGGGGATGCACATGACCCTCTTGAAGCCGGACGGCTCAGGACGACTCGAAAAGCGCCTAGCGAAGGGCTCGCATCCCTTGGGTGGGGCCATCCGGCTTTATCCCCTCGAGGCCAGTAAACCCCTGGCCTTGGCTGAGGGCATTGAGACCGCCCTTGCCGTCCACCAGTCCACCGGCTGGCCCGTATGGGCGTGTGTTTCCGCTATCGGGCTCGAGCAGGTACAGCTACCCCCCGAGGCCCTCGAGGTGGTCATCTGTGCCGACCACGACAAGGCCGGCCTCGAGGCCGCCCGCAAGCTGGCTAGGCGGTTGCTGTCGGAAGGCCGACGGGTTCGGTTAGCTACTCCACCCCGCGAAGGGACGGATTGGCTAGACGTGCTGGGGGGTGCGGCATGA